The sequence GACCAGGAACTCGTCGCTGTACTCCTGGACGCCGAGGTCCAACATCCCCTGGAGCCACTCGCGGGTCGGCTCGTCGCCTTCGAGCACGCGCATCGCCGTGACGAACGCCTGAAACGAGCCGTACGTGGGTGCCCAACCGACCTCGTCGGCGAACCGTTCGGCGTCGGGAAAGGCGGAGATGTCGTTCGGGACGTCCGAGGCCGACCACTGGTCGGTGTTGTACGGAACCGTCCGGGCGCGGCCGGAGGTGCCGGTCCACCGACCGTCGGGGTCGCGGAACTCCTCGCGGACGAGTTCGAGCACGTCGTCGGGGAGCGGGGTCGTCCGACCCTCCTCGGCGAGCGTGCCGAGCGAACCGGCGTTGACCGAGTAGAACACGTCCGCGGGACTTCCGTCGCCTTCGGTGATGATCTGGTTGACGAGGTCCGAAGAGCCCGCGTACCGAACCTGGACGGAGAAGTCGTCGTAGAGGTCGTCGATGAACTCGACGAGTTCACCGACGAGCGCCTCGCCGCGGCCGGAGTAGACGGTGAGTTCACCCGAGAGAGCGGGCATCTCCGACATCGAGGTGCCGCCGTCGATGGAACGGTCCCCGAACGGTGACCGACCCGAACCGATCTGTCCGATGCTCTGTGAACCGTTCTGGCTGCCGTCGTCGCTCCCGCCGCCGAGAACACCGTTACAACCCGCGAGACCGGCGACGCCGGCCGTGAGCCCCGCGGCGACGAGGCGACGCCGACTGAGCCGTCCCGTGTCGTTTCGCTCCATATGGATTTTAGGTCTGCCTAAAATAATATAGAACTACCGGTTCGGGCGTCTCAGTCGTCGCTCGGAATCGGGCGTTCCGCGGCCGGCGTCGTCTCGGCCGCGTCGAGCGCCGACAGGCAGTCGAGCCACTCGCGCATCCGTTCGCCGACGAAGGTGAAGAACGCGCCGTTGTTGTACTCGCTCCAGTCGCCCTCGGCGAGTTCGTCGGCGATAGCTTCGAAGACGCCAGCGTACGTCTCGCGGCCGCCGCCGACGCCGTCGACGACCTCCCAGAGATGTTCGTTCAGTTCGAGTCCCGGCACCTCGTTGTTGAGGTCGTCGAACGTCGGTCGCGGGGCTTTGTTGTGTTCGCAGAGCGGCCGTCCGTTGACGACGTCCTTGTCGAGGACGTCGGCGGCGCGCTTGAGGAAGACGCCCGACCAGATGTCGTCGAAGCGCCCGACGTCCCACTCGTTGTCGTCCATCGGCAGTTGGTAGAACGCCGGGACGACCTCGCGCCGGAAGGCGAGGTTCATCGAGCAGACGGTCAGATACTGACCGCGGTCGGCGACGAAATCCCCGCCGAAATCGTCGGCCGAGGTTCGGGTCTGCGCCTGTCCCCGGAGGTCGCCGTCCATCAAGATGCGGACCGCGTCCAGGTCGGGAACGTTCGTCCACAGCCCCTGCGAGGCGACCACCTCGTCGACGTATCGGGTGTCGGTCTCGACCGACTCGTCCATCGCCGCGTAGGGGTAACCGCGGGGGTAGAGCCCGTGTTCGTCGAAGTTCTGGTAGAGGACGTTCACCCACCGCTCGTCGGAGCGGACGCACGTGATCTCTCCCTCGTAGTCGAGATTCTCGAAGTGGCGACCGAAGAAGTCCTCCTCGGGGTGCGGGAGCGTGTCGTCGTCGATGAAGAACCCGTACTCGAACTCGTTGGCCCACAGGTAGAGGAGGCCGAACGAGGTCTGGGCGTGGCTGGCGGCCGGAATCAGGTGAGCGTACTGCGAGAGACCGTGCGCCTCGAACCACTCCCGGCGTCGACTCCCGTCGAACACGTCGCCGGAGACGCCCTCCTCGTCGAGCATCGCGCGCATCGCAGCCGTGTCGCAGAAGTCCTCGGTGACGAGGACGACGTGTAACCGGTCGAGGTCGAACCCGTGGTCTCGGGCGTTCTCGAAGTACGTCCGCATGCACTCGTACTCTCGTATCGTCGGGACGATGACGCAGGTGTCGGCACGCATGGTCGTTGCTCACACGTTTTTAGGACGGCCTAAAAAGCCTGCCGATTTTTAGGATTGCCTAAAACAGCGGCCGTGAGAAACGGGGTGTCGTCGACGACCCCGTCAGTCCAACTCGCGGGCGATAACGTCGCGGAGTTCTCGAATCTCGTCGGCCGAGTAGTCGAGCGTCTCCTCGCCCACGGAGAGCGAAAGCGCCCCACTGTCGGTGGCTTCGCCGAGTTTCACGACGGGCGCGACTCCGTCGAACGCCTCGCGCACCGCCGCTTCGTCCGTCGTCTCGACGATGGCGCGGCCGGGCGTTTCGTCGAACAGCGAGAGCGCGTCGTCGACGGCGACGTCCGCGCCGGCCTCCGCGGTGACCATCTCCGCGAGCGAGACGGCGAGGCCGCCGTGGCTCACGTCGTGGACGGCGAGCGTCGCCCCGTCGTCGGCGACGGCGGCGAGCGCCGAGACGACCTCCCCCGGGTTCTCGGGCAGTTCGGGGAACCGGTCGGCGCCGCCGGCGTGCGCGAGGAACTCAGACCCGCCGAGCGCGTCGCCCGCTTCGCCGACGAGCAGCAGCGTCCCCTCGCCCGAAAACGCCGCGGGCGGGGCGTCGTACCCCGTTTTCGTCCCGACGACGGCGAGCGTCGGCGTGGGCGGAATCGGTCCCGTCACCGAGTCGTTGTACAGCGAAACGTTGCCGCCGACGACGGGCGTCGAGAGGTCGCGACACATGTCGGCGAGACCGTCGACGATTCCCTTGAACCCGCCGTACACCTCGGGTTTCTCGGGGTTGCCGCCGTTGAGACAGTCGACGGCCGCCAGCGGCGTCGCGCCCTTCGCGGCGAGGTTGGCGACGTTTTCGAGCGCGACGGCCCGCGCGCCGTCGTAGGGGGCGGCGCTCGTCCACTTCGGGTTCGCGCCCGAGGAGAACGCGAGTCCCGTCTCTGCCTCCCTGATAGCCATCACCGCGGCGTCGTCGCCGGGTTTCACCGCCGTTCGAAGCCCGACTTCGTGGTCGTACTGGCGGTACACCCAGCGCTTGCTCGCGGTCGTCGGACTGCCGACGACGGCCTCGAAGGCGTCAGCGAGGTCCGCGTCCGGCAGGTCGCGCTCCGGCTGTCGGGGTTCGACCGAGTCGAGGTCGTTCATCGGCGCGCCGTCGGCCAGATACTCGGCGGGCACGTCGACGGCGACTTCTCCGTCGAACGTGCAGACGTAGTTGCCCTCCGCCACCTCGCCGATGACCGAACAGCCGATGTCGTACTTCTCGGCGATTTTCTGGACCGCCTCGACGTCCTCGGGACGCACCTCGTAGCACATCCGCTCCTGAGACTCGGCGAGGAGAATCTCCATCGCGTTCATGTTCGGTTCGCGCTGGTGGACCGCGTCGAGGTCGATACGAGCGCCGAAGCCGCCTTTGGCGACGAGTTCGGAGGACGCGCCTCCGAGACCGGCCGCGCCGAGGTCGCGCGCCGACCGCACGAGTCCGGCGTCGACGAGTTCCTCGTTGGCTTCGATGAGCAGTTTCTCCGTGTAGGGGTCGCCGACCTGCACGGCGGGTCGGTCCTCGGTCTCGGCGTCCTCGGCGAGGTCCTCGCTGGCGAACGACGCGCCGCCGAGGCCGTCGCGGCCGGTGCCGTTGCCGACGAGTACGAGTTTGTTGCCGGCCTCCTGGGCTTCGGCGGTGACGAGGCGGTCGGCGGGGAGGAGGCCGACGCAGGCGACGTTCACGAGCGGGTTCCCCTCGTAGTCGGGGTGGAAGTCGACGCTGCCCGTCACTGTCGGGACGCCGATGGCGTTGCCGTAGTCGGCGATGCCCTCGACGACGCCCTCGAACAGGTAGCGCGAGTGTTCGTCCTCGAACTCGCCGAAGTAGAGCGAGTCGGCGAGCGCGATGGGGTACGCGCCCATCGAGAGCGTGTCGCGGACGATGCCGCCGACGCCCGTCGCCGCGCCGTCGTAGGGGTCGACGTACGAGGGGTGGTTGTGGCTCTCGATGCCGAGCGTGACGTACGTGTCGTCGTCGACGGCGACGACGGCGGCGTCGTCACCGGGACCGATAACGACGCGCTCCCACGGGTCGCTACGCTTCCCGTGTTCGTCCGAGGCGCTTCGCGCCTCGCGCTCGCTGTCGAACGCCGACAGCAACGGCCGAGACGAACGGTACGCGCAGTGCTCGCTCCAGAGGTTCTCGAACAGCGCCGCCTCGGCCGCCGTGGGTTCGCGGCCGAGTTCGGCGACGACGAGTTCGCGGTCGGCGTCGGAGAGACTCATTCACCTCCCTGTTCAGAAAGCGTCGATAAATCCCTTTTCATATGCACGCACGTGTGTATCGTCGCCGGCGAACGGAGCCTCCGGGACCGTGCTCTCCGGGTAGATTTCACAGTCCGGGCGTGAGATTCCGGTAGTTCTATGATTGCACGTGGTCACATCGGCCACTAATGGACGAATCACGCCTCTGGGGAGGAATCGGCATCCTCATCGGGCTCGCAGGTATCGCCATCATACTGTTCTACCCGGATTCGGAGTTCCTCAGTATGCTCGCCGCGGGGCAGGTCACCGAGTTCACGTTCCTCTACGGCGTGGGCGTCATCCTCGCCGTCCTGTTCACCACGGTCATCATCGCTCCGAGCATGCTTCGAAGCAGGTAGGGCGGTCGGGACCGGCGAGTTTTTTTAGACACCCTCCCAAAGGCTGTTCGTGTTATCGGTCGAACTGCACGCGCACTCCGCGCTGTCGTACGACGGCCGCGACCCCGTAGAGTTGCTGCTCGAACAAGCCGCGGCCGTCGGACTCGACGGGCTGGCAGTCACCGACCACGACGAGATAGACGCGAGCATCGAGGCGGCCGAACGCGCCGCCGACTACGGCCTCGTCGGCATCGTCGGCATGGAGGTGACGAGTTCGGCGGGCCACGTGCTCGCGTTCGACATCGACGAGCAGATTCCCGCGGGCCTCTCCTACGACGAGACGCTCGACCGAATCCGAGACCAGGACGGTCTCGCCGTCGTCCCCCACCCGTTCCAGAAGTCCCGCCACGGCGTCGCCCCGCACATCTCGCGGGAACAACTGGCGAGCGCCGACGCCGTCGAGGTGTACAACTCGCGGCTCCTGACCGGTCTCGCCAACCGGAAAGCAGAGAAGTTCGCGCTCGCCAACGACCTCCCGATGACCGCCGGCAGCGACGCCCACATCAGCGAGATGGTCGGACAGGCGGTGACCGAAGTCGGAACGAACGAACGCCGCGCCGACGCCATCCTCGACGCGATCGCCGAGGGCCGGACGGGCGTCGTCGGTACCCGCACGCCGTGGCACATCAGTCTCCGACAGGCCGCCGGCGGGGCGAAGCGGCGCATGAAACACGCGGTCACCGACTTCCTGTGATTCGCGGTGCGACTCCCGAACGCGTCGAGGACGCGTTCGAACGCGGCGACCCGCTTCCCGGGACCGCCGGATTCGCGGGCCGTCTCGACGCCGGGTCGGTCGCCTGCGACGGGCCGCTTCTCGTCCGCGACGTACTCGGCCGACAACCGGTGTTCTTCTCGGAGCGCGACCCGACGACGTGGAGTTTCGACCCGACCGACCTCGACGACCCGAAACCGCTCCCGGCGGGTCACGTCCGGCAGCTTCCGAGTCGGGGAGAAGCGGAGACAGAGAGTGTGCGCGCGTGGACGCTTCCCGACCCGCCCACGTTCGACGACGACGAGACGGCGCTCGACGCGGTTGACGACGCCGTGCTGCGGAGCGTCCGCGCCGTCGACGCCGCCGACACCGCCGTCGCGTTCTCCGGGGGCGTCGACTCCGCGCTCGTCGCCGCCGGGATACCCGACGCGCCCTGCTACGTCG is a genomic window of Haloprofundus halophilus containing:
- a CDS encoding iron ABC transporter substrate-binding protein, whose amino-acid sequence is MHMERNDTGRLSRRRLVAAGLTAGVAGLAGCNGVLGGGSDDGSQNGSQSIGQIGSGRSPFGDRSIDGGTSMSEMPALSGELTVYSGRGEALVGELVEFIDDLYDDFSVQVRYAGSSDLVNQIITEGDGSPADVFYSVNAGSLGTLAEEGRTTPLPDDVLELVREEFRDPDGRWTGTSGRARTVPYNTDQWSASDVPNDISAFPDAERFADEVGWAPTYGSFQAFVTAMRVLEGDEPTREWLQGMLDLGVQEYSDEFLVCQAIADGEISVGFANHYYIQRILAGRNDAPLATAFTSGDAGSIFNVAGACTVDTSDNRELAANFIRHLLSAEAQDYFARETFEYPLVSGVDPVGDLPRIDELNPPQGVDLTQLSDLEGTVDLMRDVGVL
- a CDS encoding alpha-1 4-glucan-protein synthase, translating into MRADTCVIVPTIREYECMRTYFENARDHGFDLDRLHVVLVTEDFCDTAAMRAMLDEEGVSGDVFDGSRRREWFEAHGLSQYAHLIPAASHAQTSFGLLYLWANEFEYGFFIDDDTLPHPEEDFFGRHFENLDYEGEITCVRSDERWVNVLYQNFDEHGLYPRGYPYAAMDESVETDTRYVDEVVASQGLWTNVPDLDAVRILMDGDLRGQAQTRTSADDFGGDFVADRGQYLTVCSMNLAFRREVVPAFYQLPMDDNEWDVGRFDDIWSGVFLKRAADVLDKDVVNGRPLCEHNKAPRPTFDDLNNEVPGLELNEHLWEVVDGVGGGRETYAGVFEAIADELAEGDWSEYNNGAFFTFVGERMREWLDCLSALDAAETTPAAERPIPSDD
- the purL gene encoding phosphoribosylformylglycinamidine synthase subunit PurL, which codes for MSLSDADRELVVAELGREPTAAEAALFENLWSEHCAYRSSRPLLSAFDSEREARSASDEHGKRSDPWERVVIGPGDDAAVVAVDDDTYVTLGIESHNHPSYVDPYDGAATGVGGIVRDTLSMGAYPIALADSLYFGEFEDEHSRYLFEGVVEGIADYGNAIGVPTVTGSVDFHPDYEGNPLVNVACVGLLPADRLVTAEAQEAGNKLVLVGNGTGRDGLGGASFASEDLAEDAETEDRPAVQVGDPYTEKLLIEANEELVDAGLVRSARDLGAAGLGGASSELVAKGGFGARIDLDAVHQREPNMNAMEILLAESQERMCYEVRPEDVEAVQKIAEKYDIGCSVIGEVAEGNYVCTFDGEVAVDVPAEYLADGAPMNDLDSVEPRQPERDLPDADLADAFEAVVGSPTTASKRWVYRQYDHEVGLRTAVKPGDDAAVMAIREAETGLAFSSGANPKWTSAAPYDGARAVALENVANLAAKGATPLAAVDCLNGGNPEKPEVYGGFKGIVDGLADMCRDLSTPVVGGNVSLYNDSVTGPIPPTPTLAVVGTKTGYDAPPAAFSGEGTLLLVGEAGDALGGSEFLAHAGGADRFPELPENPGEVVSALAAVADDGATLAVHDVSHGGLAVSLAEMVTAEAGADVAVDDALSLFDETPGRAIVETTDEAAVREAFDGVAPVVKLGEATDSGALSLSVGEETLDYSADEIRELRDVIARELD
- a CDS encoding PHP domain-containing protein, which codes for MLSVELHAHSALSYDGRDPVELLLEQAAAVGLDGLAVTDHDEIDASIEAAERAADYGLVGIVGMEVTSSAGHVLAFDIDEQIPAGLSYDETLDRIRDQDGLAVVPHPFQKSRHGVAPHISREQLASADAVEVYNSRLLTGLANRKAEKFALANDLPMTAGSDAHISEMVGQAVTEVGTNERRADAILDAIAEGRTGVVGTRTPWHISLRQAAGGAKRRMKHAVTDFL